Proteins encoded together in one Rossellomorea sp. y25 window:
- a CDS encoding ABC transporter substrate-binding protein gives MKKFLAIFMTLVLLAGVLSACSGDSKSSGDSKSSKDVDLKIWSFTDELKKPITKFEEKNGVKVELTIVPIADYPTKLKPVLESGVGAPDVFTGEIAFLKQWVDAGYWENLSEDPYNVDEIKDKYVPYVFDLGKDKDGNVRALSWQTTPGGVFYKRSIAKEVLGTDDPTEVGNMLNSMDNVFKVAEKMKEKGYSMFPDEGSIRWFSQGDNPQPWVNDKNELKLTEQKIEFMDYAKKLRENSYTALAPEWSPSWFEAMDKPIKVKENGKEKETQVFSYVLPTWGLHSVLKTNVKESAGDWAVTNGPSPYFWGGTWLGVYEKSENKELAYDFVKMMTQEDEFLTDWAKETGDVLSYLPVTNEIKDDFSDEFLGGQNNYQFFLEQAKEIEPGIVTKYDQQLDTFYGNAVQQYVDGKKSKEEAIQEFYKKAQNAYPDIKVPKN, from the coding sequence ATGAAAAAGTTTTTAGCAATATTTATGACGCTTGTACTGCTGGCAGGGGTGTTGTCAGCTTGCTCCGGAGATTCCAAATCATCAGGTGATTCTAAATCAAGTAAAGATGTAGATTTGAAGATTTGGTCATTCACGGATGAATTAAAGAAACCCATTACGAAATTTGAAGAGAAAAATGGTGTGAAAGTAGAGTTGACGATTGTTCCGATTGCCGACTACCCGACAAAATTAAAGCCTGTTCTTGAAAGCGGAGTAGGGGCGCCGGATGTATTCACTGGCGAAATTGCATTCCTTAAGCAATGGGTAGATGCAGGGTATTGGGAGAACTTATCAGAGGACCCATACAATGTAGACGAAATCAAAGATAAATATGTTCCTTACGTATTTGACTTAGGTAAAGATAAAGACGGAAATGTAAGAGCTCTATCATGGCAAACGACGCCAGGGGGAGTTTTTTATAAGAGAAGTATCGCTAAAGAGGTACTTGGTACAGATGATCCAACTGAAGTAGGCAACATGCTTAACTCCATGGACAATGTATTCAAAGTAGCAGAGAAGATGAAGGAAAAAGGCTACAGCATGTTCCCTGATGAAGGGTCCATCCGCTGGTTCTCGCAAGGAGACAATCCACAACCTTGGGTGAACGACAAGAATGAGTTAAAGCTGACTGAACAGAAGATCGAGTTTATGGATTATGCTAAAAAACTCCGTGAGAACAGCTATACGGCACTTGCTCCTGAGTGGTCTCCATCGTGGTTCGAAGCAATGGATAAGCCAATCAAGGTAAAAGAAAACGGTAAAGAGAAAGAAACCCAAGTATTCTCGTATGTTCTTCCTACATGGGGTCTTCACAGCGTTCTGAAAACAAACGTGAAGGAATCTGCTGGGGACTGGGCAGTAACGAATGGACCAAGCCCATACTTCTGGGGTGGAACATGGTTAGGGGTTTACGAAAAGTCAGAGAACAAAGAGCTTGCGTATGACTTTGTAAAAATGATGACTCAAGAAGATGAGTTCCTGACAGATTGGGCAAAAGAAACAGGGGATGTTCTGTCCTACCTGCCTGTAACAAACGAAATCAAGGATGATTTCAGTGACGAATTCCTTGGCGGTCAAAATAACTATCAATTCTTCCTTGAGCAAGCGAAAGAAATCGAGCCTGGCATTGTAACAAAATACGACCAGCAGCTTGATACGTTCTATGGAAACGCTGTTCAGCAGTACGTAGACGGGAAGAAATCCAAAGAAGAAGCCATTCAAGAATTCTATAAAAAAGCACAAAACGCATATCCGGACATAAAAGTACCAAAAAATTAA
- a CDS encoding sugar ABC transporter permease, producing the protein MKKLDRYGYVFIAPFWIIFLIFSIYPVALTFYYSFTNYSGSGTAEVVGLANYTRLLSDSYFVEAFFNTWKIWGINFALQIGLALVLALIFSDMRMKLKGLAFFRSIFYLPNLITISSVALLFGILLDWQHGSLNMILLNIGLISEPINWLNEPATAQLSVSLILTWMWFGHSFIVVMAGVSGISKDYYEAALIDGANRWQTFTKITIPLLKPILLYIMITSLIGGLQLFDLPMLLTDGIGSPDGSLNTMVLYLYNQAFKFNNYGYASAVAYGLFVITLIFSAIVFKGMYGNERKQARKV; encoded by the coding sequence ATGAAGAAATTAGACCGATATGGTTATGTATTTATTGCCCCGTTTTGGATCATCTTTTTAATATTTAGTATTTATCCCGTTGCGCTTACTTTCTACTACAGCTTTACGAACTATTCAGGGAGCGGGACAGCAGAGGTTGTCGGTCTTGCAAACTATACCCGTTTACTCTCGGACAGTTATTTTGTGGAAGCATTTTTTAACACATGGAAAATATGGGGAATAAACTTTGCCCTGCAAATTGGTCTGGCCCTTGTACTCGCATTAATCTTCTCTGATATGAGAATGAAGTTGAAAGGTTTGGCATTTTTCAGATCGATCTTTTATTTACCTAATTTAATCACGATTAGTTCAGTCGCTCTGCTGTTTGGTATCTTGCTGGACTGGCAGCATGGATCATTAAATATGATTCTATTAAATATAGGTCTTATATCAGAACCGATTAATTGGCTGAACGAGCCCGCGACTGCCCAGCTTTCTGTATCCCTGATCCTAACCTGGATGTGGTTCGGCCATTCGTTCATTGTTGTCATGGCGGGTGTTTCCGGTATATCGAAAGACTATTATGAGGCTGCATTGATCGATGGAGCCAACAGGTGGCAGACGTTTACGAAAATCACGATACCTTTATTGAAACCCATCTTACTCTATATCATGATCACATCCCTGATCGGCGGCCTTCAGCTGTTTGATCTGCCGATGCTTCTGACAGACGGAATCGGTTCCCCGGATGGATCACTGAACACGATGGTTCTGTATCTGTACAATCAAGCGTTCAAGTTTAACAATTATGGATATGCATCAGCTGTCGCATATGGATTGTTTGTCATCACCCTGATCTTTTCAGCGATTGTCTTTAAAGGGATGTACGGAAATGAACGCAAACAAGCAAGGAAGGTGTAA
- a CDS encoding carbohydrate ABC transporter permease: protein MAIVCFIPFLMMLVNATRSNEAILSGFTLLPGSSLVENYANMMEYVNIWSGFKNSLIISVLTTVLSGYFSALTAYGFAFYTFRGKNFLFVFMLVMMMVPGQLGLIGFYELSKNLGILDTFIPLIVPTIASPFVVFFLRQYIKTTLHPSLIEAARIDGASEFKIFHTVAIPIMMPAVATMSIFTFIGSWNNYIMPLVILFSPEKYTLPVLMGFLKGSQVAQNLGSMYLGIAISVVPIMIAFLFLSKYIVNSISAGSIKE from the coding sequence ATGGCAATTGTTTGCTTCATCCCATTCCTGATGATGCTTGTGAATGCAACAAGATCAAATGAAGCAATTCTTTCAGGATTCACCTTGCTCCCAGGCAGTTCCTTAGTCGAAAACTATGCCAATATGATGGAGTACGTAAATATTTGGTCGGGTTTCAAGAATAGTCTGATCATCTCTGTCCTCACAACCGTATTATCAGGATATTTCTCAGCGTTGACTGCATATGGATTTGCATTTTACACATTCAGAGGGAAAAATTTCTTATTCGTCTTCATGCTTGTGATGATGATGGTTCCAGGACAATTGGGTCTTATCGGCTTTTATGAATTAAGTAAGAACCTTGGGATATTAGATACCTTCATCCCGCTGATCGTACCTACCATTGCAAGTCCGTTTGTTGTGTTCTTCCTAAGACAATACATCAAAACGACCCTGCATCCGAGTTTAATCGAGGCTGCCCGTATCGACGGTGCAAGTGAGTTCAAGATTTTCCATACAGTGGCGATTCCGATCATGATGCCGGCTGTTGCAACGATGTCGATTTTCACGTTCATCGGCTCATGGAATAACTACATCATGCCACTCGTGATACTGTTCTCACCTGAGAAATATACGTTGCCAGTATTAATGGGATTCTTGAAAGGATCTCAAGTGGCACAAAATTTAGGATCGATGTATTTAGGTATCGCGATTTCAGTGGTCCCTATCATGATTGCATTCCTATTTCTATCAAAATATATCGTCAACAGCATCTCAGCAGGATCGATCAAAGAATAA
- a CDS encoding GH1 family beta-glucosidase has translation MHFDKTFTFGTATSSYQIEGAHQEGGRTPSIWDMFCDIPGKVYKQHNGDVACDHYHRFEEDIQHIKRLGVDTYRFSIAWPRVFPEKGKYNQEGMDFYKKLARRLQEEGIKPAVTLYHWDLPVWAHEEGGWVNRESVQWFLEYARACFTELDAVVDSWITHNEPWCAGFLGYHQGVHAPGHTNMDEAVKAVHHMLLSHGKAVEMLKKEFQSQTDIGITLNLSPVYPNTDSVNDALAANNADGYSNRWFLDPVFKGEYPKDMMNLFSKYVHSYDFIKPGDMELISIDCDFFGINYYSRGIVEFSAAHDFMHKGAYSDYKKTGMGWDIAPNEFKDLIRRLRQEYTDLPIYITENGAAYDDVLENGRVHDHERVNYLNLHLQAVSDLNEEGMNIQGYYLWSLMDNFEWSFGYDKRFGILYVDFDTQERIWKDSAFRYAEIIRDHKEKHGHHTNAEEVAQ, from the coding sequence ATGCATTTCGATAAAACATTTACCTTTGGAACCGCAACATCATCGTATCAAATTGAAGGGGCACATCAGGAAGGGGGAAGAACACCGTCCATTTGGGATATGTTCTGTGACATTCCAGGGAAAGTATACAAGCAGCATAATGGTGATGTCGCGTGTGATCACTATCACCGGTTTGAAGAAGACATCCAGCATATTAAACGCCTTGGAGTGGATACGTATCGTTTCTCCATTGCCTGGCCGAGGGTCTTTCCTGAAAAGGGGAAATACAATCAGGAAGGTATGGATTTTTATAAAAAGCTCGCGAGAAGACTTCAAGAAGAAGGAATCAAACCTGCTGTTACGTTGTATCATTGGGACTTACCGGTTTGGGCTCATGAAGAAGGCGGATGGGTGAATCGTGAATCCGTACAATGGTTCTTGGAATATGCAAGAGCATGCTTCACAGAACTTGATGCGGTCGTTGATTCATGGATCACCCATAATGAGCCTTGGTGTGCAGGTTTCCTAGGCTATCATCAAGGGGTCCATGCTCCTGGTCATACCAATATGGATGAAGCAGTAAAAGCGGTCCACCATATGCTGCTATCTCACGGAAAAGCGGTTGAGATGCTGAAGAAAGAATTCCAGTCCCAAACCGATATCGGTATTACACTGAACCTATCACCGGTGTATCCAAATACGGATTCCGTGAACGATGCTTTAGCTGCCAATAATGCAGATGGTTATTCGAATCGCTGGTTCCTTGACCCTGTATTCAAAGGCGAATATCCAAAAGACATGATGAATTTGTTCTCAAAATACGTCCATTCCTATGACTTTATCAAACCAGGGGATATGGAACTGATTTCAATAGATTGTGATTTCTTCGGTATTAACTATTACAGCCGGGGAATCGTCGAGTTCAGTGCTGCCCATGACTTTATGCATAAAGGGGCCTACTCTGATTATAAGAAGACAGGGATGGGCTGGGATATCGCGCCGAATGAATTCAAAGACCTCATCCGCCGCCTGAGACAGGAATATACGGATCTGCCAATCTATATCACGGAAAACGGAGCGGCGTATGACGATGTATTGGAAAATGGAAGAGTTCATGATCACGAACGTGTTAATTATTTAAATCTTCACCTTCAAGCAGTTTCTGACCTTAATGAGGAAGGCATGAACATCCAGGGTTATTATTTATGGTCACTGATGGATAATTTTGAGTGGAGCTTTGGTTATGATAAGCGGTTTGGCATCCTTTATGTCGACTTCGATACACAGGAGCGAATTTGGAAGGACAGCGCCTTCCGATACGCTGAAATCATCCGGGATCATAAAGAGAAGCATGGCCATCATACAAATGCTGAGGAAGTTGCACAATGA
- a CDS encoding glycoside hydrolase family 30 protein, producing the protein MNAKQVKVILTAKETGDRFSEKEPVSFSAGQASTHIQLDPECKYQEMLGFGGAFTEAAAHSLSLISPEKRKEIIHRYFDPIEGLGYRLGRTHINSCDFSLGNYSYVEEGDTSLESFSIEREKKLVIPLIQEAMEVADEELSIVASPWSPPSWMKTNGEMNNGGKLLSEYESVWADYYSKYIEAMEEEGIRIWGVTIQNEPEAKQVWDSCLYTGEEERDFIKNHLGPSLAENGHDDVKVIIWDHNRDVIYERAHAVLSDPEAAKYVWGTGLHWYVSEEFENLSKVHHAFPDKHLIFTEGCMEGGVQVGSWDTGERYGRNIIGDLNNYLEAWIDWNLVLNEEGGPNHVGNYCDAPVIVDTTKDEVHYNSSYYYIGHFSKYIKAGARRIGCHVSNDSVLATSFENPNGEIVVVVMNANSGDEEISLSCAEGSMTTTLPSHSIATFIIR; encoded by the coding sequence ATGAATGCGAAGCAAGTAAAGGTAATTTTGACAGCCAAAGAAACAGGAGATCGGTTCTCTGAAAAAGAACCGGTTTCTTTTTCTGCAGGTCAGGCTTCTACCCATATACAGCTTGATCCAGAATGTAAATATCAGGAAATGTTGGGGTTTGGCGGTGCATTCACAGAAGCGGCGGCTCACAGCCTTTCCCTCATCAGCCCTGAGAAAAGGAAAGAGATCATTCACCGCTACTTCGATCCGATAGAAGGCTTGGGCTATCGCTTAGGAAGGACACATATCAATAGCTGTGATTTCTCATTAGGGAACTATTCGTATGTGGAAGAGGGAGATACGTCGTTAGAAAGCTTTTCCATCGAACGGGAGAAGAAGCTTGTGATTCCTCTTATTCAAGAGGCGATGGAAGTGGCTGATGAAGAGCTTTCCATTGTAGCTTCACCCTGGAGTCCGCCGTCATGGATGAAGACGAACGGCGAAATGAACAATGGCGGAAAACTTTTATCAGAATATGAATCTGTTTGGGCTGATTATTATTCAAAGTATATAGAGGCGATGGAAGAAGAGGGGATCCGGATCTGGGGAGTAACGATCCAAAATGAACCCGAAGCAAAGCAGGTTTGGGATTCTTGTCTATATACGGGAGAAGAAGAGCGCGACTTCATCAAAAACCATTTAGGTCCGTCCCTGGCGGAAAATGGCCATGATGATGTGAAGGTCATCATATGGGATCATAATCGTGATGTGATTTATGAGCGTGCCCATGCTGTGTTATCTGATCCTGAAGCAGCTAAATACGTCTGGGGAACAGGTTTGCACTGGTATGTATCCGAGGAGTTTGAAAATCTCTCTAAAGTGCATCATGCTTTTCCGGACAAGCATCTGATTTTTACAGAAGGGTGCATGGAAGGAGGGGTCCAAGTAGGTTCATGGGATACCGGTGAGAGGTATGGCAGAAATATCATCGGTGACTTGAACAATTATCTTGAAGCCTGGATCGATTGGAATCTGGTATTGAATGAAGAAGGCGGACCCAATCATGTAGGGAACTATTGTGATGCGCCGGTCATCGTAGATACCACTAAAGATGAAGTTCACTATAACAGCTCTTATTACTACATCGGTCATTTTAGTAAATATATCAAAGCGGGAGCGAGACGTATTGGGTGTCATGTTTCAAATGACTCTGTATTGGCTACTTCCTTTGAAAATCCAAATGGGGAGATTGTAGTGGTTGTGATGAATGCGAATAGTGGGGATGAAGAAATTTCACTTTCCTGTGCCGAGGGATCGATGACTACTACGCTCCCTTCTCACTCTATAGCTACATTCATTATTAGATAA